The following are from one region of the Ruficoccus sp. ZRK36 genome:
- a CDS encoding PfkB family carbohydrate kinase has translation MDYLEKTLKELANTAASASSRNAVVGFDGFVDKIVHPVDQRFGPGDDYQAIETIAEFGSRISAAAGKSANIEMYQEMEKLGGNGPIMANAVLSAGFNTRYIGALGKLAIHPVFQEFADKTNAISITDPGVTTAAEFKDGKIMLGNMAALEEVTYPAMVEAMGEGQLLDMLARADLIAMVNWTMLPYLTQAFNDMLDKVFPNLPPHENRRFFFDLADPAKRSEGDIRTVLKIISRYQAFGAVTLGLNLSEAQQIFKVLGHSKVGTDEKDLKQMANTIRQDLEISCVVVHPTRCAACATKDGVFFVEGPYCEHPKITTGAGDHFNAGFSVGQVLGLSPEACLTVAVSFSGSYVRTAKSPSLGDISTFIHGWDSHE, from the coding sequence ATGGATTACCTCGAAAAGACCCTGAAAGAGCTGGCCAACACGGCAGCTTCCGCTTCTTCACGCAATGCCGTCGTCGGCTTCGACGGTTTCGTGGACAAGATTGTTCACCCGGTCGATCAGCGCTTCGGCCCCGGCGACGACTATCAGGCGATCGAGACCATTGCCGAGTTTGGCAGCCGCATCTCTGCCGCTGCCGGTAAGAGCGCCAATATCGAGATGTACCAGGAGATGGAAAAGCTCGGCGGTAATGGCCCCATCATGGCCAACGCTGTTCTCTCCGCCGGGTTTAACACCCGCTACATCGGCGCCCTCGGTAAGCTCGCCATCCACCCGGTCTTCCAGGAATTTGCGGACAAGACCAACGCCATTTCCATCACCGATCCCGGCGTGACCACCGCTGCCGAGTTCAAGGACGGCAAGATCATGCTCGGTAACATGGCCGCCCTCGAAGAGGTCACCTACCCGGCCATGGTCGAGGCCATGGGCGAAGGCCAACTGCTCGACATGCTGGCCCGTGCCGACCTCATCGCCATGGTCAACTGGACCATGCTGCCGTACCTGACACAGGCCTTTAACGACATGCTGGACAAGGTTTTCCCGAACCTGCCGCCGCATGAGAACCGCCGCTTCTTCTTTGACCTGGCCGACCCGGCCAAGCGCTCTGAGGGCGACATCCGCACCGTGCTGAAGATCATCAGCCGCTATCAGGCCTTTGGGGCCGTCACCCTCGGCCTGAACCTGAGCGAAGCCCAGCAGATATTTAAGGTCCTCGGCCACTCCAAGGTCGGCACCGACGAAAAGGATCTCAAGCAGATGGCCAACACCATCCGCCAGGACCTGGAGATTTCCTGCGTCGTCGTCCACCCCACCCGCTGCGCCGCCTGTGCGACCAAGGACGGGGTCTTCTTCGTCGAGGGTCCGTACTGCGAGCACCCGAAGATCACGACTGGCGCGGGCGACCACTTCAACGCCGGCTTCAGCGTCGGCCAGGTGCTCGGCCTCTCGCCGGAAGCCTGCCTGA
- a CDS encoding MotA/TolQ/ExbB proton channel family protein encodes MNLPSTWLFLAQAAEEPNIFTYFGESNIAGKAIVVALLVFSLLAWTIMIGKYLDLSRLRSLNLNFESRLAQQRGLLKLNLGRKASSLGPYAALVEEAVDAFHRYEGAGSERSLRVRMGHVENALQRGVAQHSIKYESKMILLGSIVTGAPFLGLLGTVWGVMDAFGSMALQASATLQNLAPGVSGALLTTVAGLLVAIPSVFGYNFLLSQSKLLVTELENFASSLADRIELEVEIALEEGTGDEQE; translated from the coding sequence ATGAATTTACCCAGTACATGGCTCTTTTTGGCTCAGGCCGCCGAGGAGCCCAATATCTTTACCTATTTCGGCGAGTCCAATATCGCGGGCAAGGCCATCGTGGTGGCCCTGCTGGTGTTCAGCCTGTTGGCGTGGACGATCATGATCGGCAAGTATCTGGACCTCTCGCGCCTGCGCTCGCTCAACCTGAACTTCGAGTCGCGCCTGGCCCAGCAGCGCGGCCTGCTCAAGCTCAACCTCGGCCGCAAGGCTTCCTCCCTCGGCCCCTACGCGGCGCTGGTCGAGGAGGCAGTGGACGCCTTTCACCGCTACGAGGGTGCGGGCTCCGAGCGCAGCCTGCGGGTCCGTATGGGCCACGTCGAGAACGCCCTCCAGCGCGGCGTCGCCCAGCACTCCATCAAGTACGAGTCCAAGATGATCCTGCTCGGTTCGATCGTGACGGGGGCTCCCTTTCTCGGGCTGCTCGGTACGGTCTGGGGCGTGATGGACGCCTTTGGGTCGATGGCCCTGCAGGCCAGCGCCACTCTCCAGAATCTCGCTCCCGGTGTTTCCGGCGCGCTGCTCACCACTGTGGCCGGCCTGCTCGTGGCTATCCCCTCGGTCTTCGGGTACAACTTCCTGCTCAGCCAGTCGAAGCTCCTCGTCACCGAGCTGGAGAACTTTGCCAGCTCCCTGGCGGACCGCATTGAGCTTGAGGTCGAGATCGCGCTGGAGGAAGGCACCGGCGACGAGCAAGAGTAG
- a CDS encoding biopolymer transporter ExbD — protein MARTFRRKKSMTAVSEINVTPLIDLAFSLLIIFMITTPLLEQTIPLELPVESQRPQVSREEVEFQVISIDRAGQVFWGKDPVSLSKLDDLLGGLEAQSNPPVISLRADRTLRYQKVIEIIDMIKAHKLSRLNLDTQVQ, from the coding sequence ATGGCACGGACTTTCAGGCGTAAAAAGAGCATGACGGCGGTCTCGGAGATCAATGTGACTCCGCTGATCGACCTCGCCTTTTCGCTGCTGATCATCTTCATGATCACCACGCCGCTGCTGGAGCAGACCATCCCGCTGGAGCTGCCCGTCGAGTCGCAGCGCCCGCAGGTTTCCCGCGAGGAGGTGGAGTTTCAGGTCATCTCCATTGACCGCGCGGGGCAGGTGTTTTGGGGCAAGGACCCGGTCAGCCTCTCCAAGCTCGACGACTTGCTCGGTGGGCTGGAGGCCCAGTCTAACCCGCCCGTCATCAGCCTGCGTGCAGACCGCACCCTGCGCTACCAGAAGGTGATCGAGATCATTGATATGATCAAGGCACACAAACTCTCCCGGCTGAATCTCGATACGCAGGTACAATGA
- a CDS encoding TonB family protein: MSKRTTTRGFWVSITVHVLFFGAILLMIAWKRMHKPEVPVIFELVEPPSEQQMETPSEPVTEPEPQPEEPLIDAPKIAPSEPVDIPDLNIPEPEPEPEPTPPPPEPKPTPTPKPKSEPKPTPKPTTPTMTAAEFNKKFGKPSQAKPKPVKPAATPTLRVSQPVVRSNTSAGSSNPADQRALESFIARLRRQIELAWDKPESLEGTEVYAVVNVTVQPNGSLNPVVLITPSGSQIFDRSILTAVRRARNIGGAPSGQAVTVSYTFRMIER; this comes from the coding sequence ATGAGCAAGCGGACGACCACACGTGGCTTTTGGGTCTCGATCACGGTCCACGTCCTGTTCTTCGGGGCGATCCTGCTCATGATTGCCTGGAAGCGTATGCACAAGCCCGAGGTGCCGGTGATCTTTGAGCTGGTCGAGCCGCCGAGCGAACAGCAGATGGAGACGCCTTCCGAGCCCGTTACCGAGCCGGAGCCACAGCCCGAGGAGCCCCTCATTGACGCCCCGAAGATCGCTCCCTCCGAGCCGGTCGATATCCCGGACCTTAACATCCCTGAGCCTGAGCCGGAACCTGAGCCAACCCCTCCGCCTCCCGAGCCCAAGCCGACTCCGACCCCCAAACCGAAGTCCGAGCCCAAGCCCACTCCCAAGCCGACAACGCCCACGATGACGGCGGCTGAGTTTAACAAAAAGTTTGGCAAGCCCTCACAGGCCAAACCGAAACCGGTGAAGCCAGCCGCGACGCCGACGCTCCGCGTCTCGCAGCCGGTGGTGCGCTCGAACACCAGCGCCGGGTCTTCCAATCCGGCGGACCAGCGCGCGCTTGAGTCCTTTATCGCACGGCTGCGCCGTCAGATCGAGCTGGCCTGGGACAAGCCCGAATCGCTCGAAGGTACCGAGGTCTACGCGGTGGTCAACGTCACCGTACAGCCTAACGGCTCGCTCAACCCGGTGGTGCTCATCACCCCCAGCGGGAGCCAGATTTTTGACCGCTCGATCCTGACCGCTGTGCGCCGCGCCCGTAATATCGGAGGTGCGCCCTCCGGCCAGGCCGTTACAGTGAGCTACACCTTCCGCATGATCGAGCGCTAG
- a CDS encoding glycerol-3-phosphate dehydrogenase/oxidase, with amino-acid sequence MKRETSLDRAKNADKPFDVVIVGGGASGLGAAVDAASRGHSVALFEQADFAKGTSSRSTKLVHGGVRYLQQGNVSLVLEALRERGRLTHNAPHLVHSQAFVIPNYSWWEGPFYGIGMKVYDQLAGKLGLAPSHHLSREETIKEIPTVETENLVGGVIYHDGQFDDSRLAVNLAQTAEKLGAAVLNYCRCVGLIKENGVVAGVEIEDLEGGGQFTVRAKTVINATGVFADDMRRMDEPAAKNIIAVSQGIHIVLPKRFLPGSSAIMIPKTADGRVLFAVPWHDHVVVGTTDTPLPTHSLEPRALPEEREFVLTHACKYLTDDPSADDVLSIFAGLRPLVKHGDGSDTAALSRDHSIIVSGSGLITLTGGKWTTYRKMAEDVIDQAQTLGGLSERRCRTEEMQIHGWTHAEPARQNLAPYGCEGLKIDALIKQDASLGEPIHPALPYQKAEAVWHAREEMARTVEDVLARRTRAMLLNARASIEAAPVVADLLAAELGQDEAWKSAQVAEYTKLAEGYIF; translated from the coding sequence ATGAAACGAGAAACTTCACTCGACCGGGCCAAGAATGCCGACAAGCCCTTTGACGTCGTCATCGTCGGCGGCGGTGCATCCGGGCTGGGAGCTGCCGTTGATGCGGCCTCCCGCGGGCACTCCGTCGCACTCTTCGAGCAGGCCGACTTCGCCAAGGGCACCTCAAGCCGCTCGACCAAGCTCGTGCACGGCGGTGTGCGCTACCTGCAGCAGGGCAATGTCTCGCTCGTGCTGGAGGCTCTGCGCGAACGCGGTCGCCTGACCCATAACGCCCCGCACCTGGTGCATTCGCAGGCCTTTGTCATCCCGAACTACTCCTGGTGGGAAGGCCCCTTCTACGGCATCGGCATGAAGGTCTACGACCAGCTCGCCGGTAAGCTCGGGCTCGCCCCCTCGCACCACCTTAGTCGCGAGGAGACCATTAAGGAAATCCCCACCGTCGAGACCGAAAACCTCGTCGGCGGCGTGATTTACCACGACGGGCAGTTTGACGACTCCCGTCTGGCCGTGAACCTCGCCCAGACCGCCGAGAAGCTCGGTGCAGCCGTGCTGAACTACTGCCGCTGCGTCGGCCTGATCAAGGAAAACGGCGTGGTCGCCGGGGTCGAGATCGAAGACCTCGAAGGCGGCGGCCAGTTCACCGTGCGCGCCAAGACGGTCATCAACGCGACCGGGGTCTTCGCCGACGACATGCGCCGCATGGACGAGCCGGCAGCCAAGAACATCATCGCGGTCAGCCAGGGCATCCACATCGTGCTCCCGAAGCGCTTCCTGCCCGGCTCCTCCGCCATCATGATCCCGAAAACGGCGGATGGTCGCGTGCTCTTCGCGGTACCGTGGCACGACCATGTCGTGGTCGGCACCACCGACACACCTTTACCCACCCACAGCCTTGAGCCGCGCGCCCTGCCCGAAGAGCGGGAGTTTGTGCTCACCCACGCCTGCAAGTACCTCACGGACGATCCGAGCGCCGACGACGTGCTCAGTATCTTCGCCGGGCTGCGCCCGCTGGTGAAGCATGGCGATGGCAGCGACACAGCCGCGCTTTCACGCGACCACAGCATCATCGTCAGCGGCAGCGGCCTGATCACCCTCACGGGTGGTAAATGGACGACCTACCGCAAGATGGCTGAGGACGTGATCGACCAGGCCCAGACACTCGGCGGCCTCTCCGAGCGGCGTTGCCGCACCGAGGAGATGCAGATCCACGGCTGGACGCATGCCGAGCCTGCGCGCCAGAACCTCGCCCCCTACGGCTGCGAAGGTCTCAAGATCGACGCCTTGATCAAACAGGACGCCTCCCTCGGCGAGCCCATTCACCCCGCCCTGCCCTATCAGAAGGCCGAAGCCGTCTGGCACGCACGCGAGGAAATGGCCCGCACCGTCGAGGACGTACTGGCCCGGCGCACCCGTGCCATGCTCCTCAACGCCCGCGCCTCTATCGAGGCCGCGCCCGTCGTGGCCGACCTGCTGGCCGCCGAGCTGGGGCAGGACGAGGCCTGGAAAAGCGCCCAGGTGGCAGAATACACGAAACTGGCGGAAGGCTATATTTTCTAA
- the glpK gene encoding glycerol kinase GlpK: protein MSSKKYILALDQGTTSSRTIVFDHDGHVAAVAQKEFRQIYPKPGWVEHDPMEIWSSQSSTAAEAISRADLTTDVIAAVGVTNQRETTIVWDKDSGRPVYNAIVWQDRRTADYCRKLKEEGLEEMVTEKTGLRLDPYFSGTKIRWILENVDGARQKAEDGKLLFGTVDSWLIWQFTGRKVHVTDVTNASRTLLYNLEKDDWDDDMLKLFNIPRSMLPEIKSCSEVYGTVERNLYPGGAPIAGIAGDQHAALFGQACFSPGMAKNTYGTGCFLLMNMGEKPVRSKNNLLTTVAWRIGDKTEYALEGSVFIGGAVVQWIRDELQLVRTAQELDWLASIVDDAGGMYLVPAFAGLGAPHWDPYARGAALGITRGTNRSHICRAALESIAFQSADLISAMEKDSGLKLKELRVDGGASRSDPLLQFQADLLQCSVLRPKCIETTALGAAYLAGLAVGFWESREDISKYWEKDRTYEPKRGAEAMEPLRKGWDKALQRAKNWEEASDEAES, encoded by the coding sequence ATGTCCTCCAAAAAATATATCCTCGCCTTAGACCAGGGAACCACCAGCTCCCGCACCATCGTCTTCGACCACGACGGGCACGTCGCCGCTGTGGCGCAGAAAGAGTTTCGCCAGATTTACCCCAAGCCCGGCTGGGTCGAGCACGACCCGATGGAAATCTGGTCCAGTCAGAGTTCGACCGCAGCTGAAGCCATTTCACGGGCCGACCTGACGACGGACGTCATCGCCGCTGTCGGCGTGACTAACCAACGCGAAACCACCATCGTCTGGGACAAGGACTCCGGGCGGCCCGTCTACAACGCCATCGTCTGGCAAGACCGCCGCACCGCCGACTATTGCCGCAAGCTCAAGGAGGAGGGCCTGGAGGAAATGGTGACCGAAAAAACCGGCCTGCGTCTCGACCCGTACTTCTCCGGGACGAAGATCCGCTGGATCCTTGAGAACGTTGATGGCGCCCGCCAAAAGGCCGAAGACGGCAAGCTGCTCTTCGGTACCGTTGACAGCTGGCTGATCTGGCAGTTCACCGGTCGCAAGGTCCACGTCACCGACGTGACCAACGCCTCCCGTACCCTGCTCTATAACCTGGAGAAGGACGACTGGGACGACGACATGCTCAAGCTCTTTAACATCCCGCGCAGCATGCTGCCCGAGATCAAGTCGTGCTCCGAGGTGTATGGTACTGTCGAGCGCAACCTCTATCCCGGCGGTGCTCCCATCGCGGGTATTGCCGGTGACCAGCACGCCGCGCTCTTCGGGCAGGCCTGCTTCTCCCCCGGCATGGCCAAGAACACTTACGGCACCGGCTGCTTCCTGCTCATGAACATGGGCGAAAAGCCCGTGCGCTCAAAGAACAACCTGCTCACCACGGTGGCCTGGCGCATCGGCGACAAGACCGAGTACGCGCTGGAGGGCTCGGTCTTCATCGGCGGGGCGGTTGTGCAGTGGATTCGCGACGAGCTTCAGCTCGTACGTACTGCGCAGGAGCTGGACTGGCTCGCCTCCATCGTCGATGACGCCGGCGGCATGTACCTCGTACCGGCCTTTGCCGGGCTGGGTGCCCCCCACTGGGACCCGTACGCACGCGGTGCCGCTCTCGGCATCACCCGTGGCACGAACCGCTCCCACATCTGCCGCGCCGCGCTGGAGTCCATCGCCTTCCAGAGTGCAGACCTGATCTCGGCCATGGAAAAAGACAGCGGCCTGAAGCTCAAGGAACTGCGCGTGGATGGCGGCGCCAGCCGTAGTGACCCGCTACTACAGTTCCAGGCAGACCTGCTCCAGTGCTCCGTCCTGCGGCCCAAGTGCATCGAAACCACCGCTCTGGGCGCGGCTTATCTGGCCGGGCTCGCCGTGGGCTTCTGGGAAAGCCGTGAGGACATCAGCAAGTACTGGGAGAAGGACCGCACCTACGAGCCCAAGCGCGGCGCCGAGGCGATGGAACCCCTGCGCAAGGGCTGGGACAAGGCCCTCCAGCGCGCCAAGAACTGGGAGGAAGCCTCCGACGAGGCCGAATCGTAA
- a CDS encoding MIP/aquaporin family protein codes for MSPYLAECVGTALLILFGNGVVANVVLAKSKGKDGGWVVITIAWGLAVMLAVYAVGRISGAHINPAVTLGLASIGAFDWAQVPGYIGSQMVGAIIGQTLVFLTYYAHWGQTDDPAGKLACHCTAPAIRKFGPAFITEFIGTAILLFVILALGKVALGADSDAAAWSSAIGTWFGPMLVGLLIVAIGMSLGGPTGYAINPARDLGPRIAHAFLPIPGKGTSDWAYAWVPIVAPILGGITGAQLFVLLNL; via the coding sequence ATGAGTCCATATCTAGCCGAGTGCGTAGGCACTGCATTACTTATTCTGTTCGGCAACGGAGTCGTCGCCAACGTAGTTCTAGCCAAATCCAAAGGTAAAGACGGCGGCTGGGTCGTTATTACCATCGCGTGGGGCCTGGCTGTCATGCTCGCCGTCTATGCGGTCGGGCGGATATCCGGCGCACACATCAACCCGGCAGTCACGCTCGGTCTCGCCTCGATCGGAGCTTTTGACTGGGCGCAGGTGCCCGGCTACATCGGCTCACAGATGGTGGGTGCGATCATTGGCCAGACGCTGGTCTTCCTCACCTACTACGCCCACTGGGGGCAGACGGACGACCCCGCCGGCAAGCTCGCCTGCCACTGCACTGCCCCGGCCATCCGTAAGTTTGGCCCGGCCTTTATCACTGAGTTCATCGGTACGGCTATCCTGCTCTTTGTCATCCTCGCGCTGGGTAAAGTCGCTCTCGGAGCCGACAGTGACGCCGCAGCCTGGAGCAGTGCCATCGGCACATGGTTCGGCCCGATGCTGGTCGGTCTGTTGATCGTCGCCATCGGTATGTCCCTGGGTGGTCCTACCGGCTACGCCATCAACCCTGCCCGTGACCTGGGCCCGCGCATCGCACACGCCTTCCTACCGATCCCTGGTAAAGGCACCTCTGACTGGGCCTACGCCTGGGTGCCGATCGTCGCCCCGATCCTGGGCGGAATAACCGGCGCGCAGCTCTTTGTCCTGCTCAATCTTTAG